In the Vitis vinifera cultivar Pinot Noir 40024 chromosome 2, ASM3070453v1 genome, one interval contains:
- the LOC100253094 gene encoding protein BRANCHLESS TRICHOME: MEKMMMMMIRSPENPSNETISEEPITATTCPSWKLYENPFYYSQHQQQQQQQQQHHHYHHRHHQHQQQKQTRNKHHHRLQLPLSARKIAASFWDLTFFRPIMDSELDIARAQIIELKAELEFERKARKKVESMNKRLAKDLNEERRGREAMERVCEVLAKEISSDKAEISWMKREIEEERKMLRMAEVLREERVQMKLADAKFLLEEKLLELEVTKQTQVERPSSKMEHKNQEDNGRGITTASAPAAISCGESARFIPGEKPTCNDSNAVVPSMAIQRRASPETENPHIKRGIKGFVEFPRVVRAIGSRSRHLGTKLECQKAQLRILLKQKNPIRSNSLIMS, encoded by the coding sequence AtggagaagatgatgatgatgatgatcagAAGCCCAGAAAATCCTTCAAATGAAACCATCTCCGAAGAGCCCATCACAGCCACCACTTGCCCGAGCTGGAAGCTTTACGAGAACCCATTTTATTATTCTCAGcatcaacaacaacaacaacaacaacagcagcatcatcattatcatcatcgtcatcatcaACACCAGCAGCAGAAGCAAACTAGAAACAAGCATCATCATCGGCTACAGCTCCCTCTCTCCGCTCGTAAGATTGCAGCTTCATTCTGGGATCTGACCTTTTTCAGGCCTATCATGGATTCAGAGCTTGATATAGCTCGAGCCCAGATCATCGAGTTGAAGGCTGAGCTTGAATTCGAACGCAAGGCTCGTAAGAAGGTGGAGTCCATGAATAAAAGGCTGGCCAAAGATCTGAATGAAGAGAGAAGGGGGAGAGAAGCCATGGAGAGGGTGTGTGAAGTGCTTGCCAAGGAGATATCATCAGATAAAGCGGAGATCAGCTGGATGAAAAGAGAGATAGAAGAGGAGAGGAAGATGCTGAGGATGGCAGAGGTGTTAAGGGAAGAGAGAGTTCAAATGAAGCTGGCCGACGCAAAGTTTCTATTGGAAGAAAAGCTGTTAGAATTGGAGGTTACCAAACAGACACAAGTTGAGAGGCCATCATCCAAGATGGAACACAAAAACCAAGAAGATAATGGGCGTGGAATTACAACAGCTTCTGCTCCTGCTGCTATCTCTTGTGGGGAATCAGCAAGGTTTATTCCAGGTGAGAAGCCCACTTGTAATGACAGTAATGCTGTGGTTCCATCAATGGCAATTCAGCGAAGAGCCTCACCGGAAACCGAAAATCCACATATTAAGCGAGGGATCAAAGGGTTTGTCGAGTTCCCAAGAGTTGTTCGAGCAATTGGATCTAGAAGTAGGCATCTGGGCACCAAACTGGAGTGCCAAAAGGCTCAGCTACGAATTCTACTGAAACAAAAGAATCCTATCCGTTCCAATAGTCTTATCATGAGTTAA
- the LOC100258227 gene encoding growth-regulating factor 8, whose amino-acid sequence MGSGDKGGFLERCDVSLGLKMQSSDCKRMMLMPHQYSCHYQCDGSGGGGGDGGGGGGDGGGGGGGGDGGPIFCNTSNLVASMSDIYDVVGAGAGAGAAVPRTLHPFTTDTSIFKSTGGMAASLRVPFTAAQWQELERQTIIYKYMMASVPIPPELLIPISRSLSDVTASHSNRSLDLRFPNSSDPEPWRCRRTDGKKWRCSRDVAPDQKYCERHTHKGRPRSRKPVELHSELINNSATTTATTTSSNNKQPLNLPADTTKSFQDRSHLLNQTEGHHTSAFTTLASAPPYGQVRCPEWFTKGDTVHQQWQQLMLQSKHGVKRNSPSCDKNVSVFKQRYDGEPLYSSSFSELSAAHGVQTQRLNHQCGLLLSPKLASFQDTNLNQGETQTARDFIDAWSTAERGGDSDINEICNSKCPVSSRGKLPLSSLTLSMCGGDGSNEKSSLHGELSPGVMDLERENGGCFKSQPLNWMNPVPWMASPPGGPLAEALCLGMASTVKPPSNSASVHGGSSSTTTTSSSSRSSCGDGNQGLNLIN is encoded by the exons ATGGGAAGTGGAGACAAGGGTGGGTTTTTGGAACGGTGTGATGTTAGTTTGGGTTTGAAGATGCAGAGTAGTGATTGTAAGAGGATGATGTTGATGCCTCACCAATATTCTTGTCATTATCAATGTGATGGCagcggtggtggtggtggtgatggcggtggaggtggtggtgatggcggtggaggtggtggtggtggagatgGTGGGCCCATATTTTGTAACACAAGTAACCTGGTGGCGTCTATGAGTGATATATACGATGTTGTCGGCGCTGGTGCTGGTGCTGGTGCTGCAGTACCAAGGACTCTGCACCCTTTTACCACTGATACTTCCATCTTCAAATCCACTG GAGGAATGGCGGCTTCTCTGAGAGTTCCTTTTACAGCAGCTCAGTGGCAAGAGCTTGAGCGGCAGACTATAATCTACAAGTACATGATGGCTTCTGTCCCTATTCCACCTGAACTCCTCATACCCATTAGCAGAAGCCTCTCAGATGTGACTGCTTCCCACTCTAATC GTTCTCTGGATTTGCGGTTCCCGAACAGCTCGGATCCTGAGCCGTGGAGGTGCCGGAGAACAGATGGGAAGAAATGGCGGTGCTCGAGAGATGTGGCACCTGACCAGAAGTACTGCGAGCGACACACTCATAAAGGCCGACCCCGTTCAAGAAAGCCTGTGGAATTGCATTCCGAGTTAATCAACAACTCCGccaccaccaccgccaccaccaccaGTAGCAACAACAAGCAGCCACTTAACCTTCCAGCTGACACCACCAAATCCTTTCAAGACAGGTCTCATCTTCTGAACCAAACGGAGGGCCACCACACATCTGCCTTCACAACCTTGGCGTCTGCTCCACCATACGGCCAAGTCAG GTGCCCGGAGTGGTTCACAAAAGGAGACACAGTCCACCAACAATGGCAGCAACTCATGCTGCAGTCCAAGCATGGAGTGAAGAGGAACAGCCCCAGCTGCGACAAAAATGTAAGTGTTTTCAAGCAGCGTTATGACGGGGAGCCGCTGTACTCGAGCTCCTTTTCTGAGTTGAGTGCTGCCCATGGCGTACAGACCCAGCGGCTCAACCACCAGTGTGGCTTGTTGCTTAGCCCCAAATTGGCTTCCTTCCAGGATACTAATCTGAACCAAGGTGAGACACAGACGGCAAGGGACTTCATTGACGCATGGTCCACTGCTGAGAGGGGTGGAGATAGTGACATAAATGAAATATGCAACAGCAAGTGCCCTGTTTCTTCAAGAGGGAAGCTTCCACTTTCCTCCCTGACCCTCTCAATGTGTGGTGGAGATGGAAGCAATGAAAAGAGCAGCCTCCATGGTGAATTGAGCCCTGGAGTGATGGACTTAGAAAGAGAGAATGGTGGGTGCTTCAAGTCTCAGCCTCTCAACTGGATGAACCCTGTTCCATGGATGGCTTCCCCACCTGGTGGACCACTGGCTGAAGCCCTGTGCCTGGGCATGGCAAGTACAGTGAAACCACCTTCCAACTCAGCATCAGTTCATGGTGGCAGCAGCAGTACCACCACCACTAGCAGCAGTAGCAGGAGCTCCTGTGGAGATGGCAACCAAGGGCttaatttgattaattga
- the LOC100263362 gene encoding protein IQ-DOMAIN 17 codes for MGKKGGSSWLTVVKRAFRSPIKDNEKKSSRRREEHELEEEEEEKKREKRRWIFRKPTTTTTTTNHVQVQECETKMISSVPTNPILVAEQRHAIAVAAATAAAAEAAVATAQAAVEIVRLTRPSSFFREHYAAVVIQTAFRGYLARTALRALKGLVKLQALVRGHNVRKQAKMTLKCMQALVRVQSRVRDQRARLSHEGSRRSMFAETNSLWESRYLQEIRHRKSMSRDRSSIADECCGRPHEIEEIEAMFRSRKEGALKREKALAYAFSHQVWRSGRNPFAGDEEDLEERTKWLQRWMATKRWESSSRASTDKRDAIKTVEIDTSRPYSYSASNVRRSSVYQNQHLRPPTPHSTASPFHKAHHNLSLHLSPVTPSPSKTRPLQVRSASPRCLKEEESHSTAHTPNLASIHCFNGSMCRQGASTNGDVASAVLPNYMAATESAKARVRSESAPRQKPSTPERERGGGSARKRLSYPVPEAPLSSTSTTCSSMLSKSLRSPSFKSVHANLSSCYTDSLGGEISPTTTSTEQRGWLR; via the exons ATGGGAAAGAAGGGAGGGTCCTCCTGGTTGACAGTGGTGAAAAGGGCCTTCAGGTCTCCAATCAAGGACAATGAGAAAAAGAGTAGCAGAAGGAGAGAAGAGCATGagctagaagaagaagaagaggaaaag AAGAGAGAGAAGCGAAGATGGATCTTCCGGAAACCTACTACTACTACCACTACTACTAATCATGTTCAAGTTCAAGAATGTGAAACAAAGATGATATCAAGTGTACCCACAAATCCCATTTTGGTTGCTGAGCAGAGGCATGCAATTGCAGTGGCAGCAGCCACAGCAGCGGCAGCTGAAGCTGCTGTGGCAACAGCCCAAGCAGCTGTGGAGATTGTCCGTCTCACTAGGCCATCCAGCTTCTTCAGAGAACACTACGCTGCTGTAGTCATTCAGACAGCTTTCAGAGGCTACTTG GCAAGGACAGCGCTTCGTGCACTTAAGGGTCTTGTAAAACTTCAAGCTTTGGTAAGAGGACACAATGTTCGAAAGCAGGCGAAGATGACACTGAAATGTATGCAAGCTCTGGTCCGAGTGCAGTCTCGGGTGCGTGATCAGCGTGCGAGGCTTTCGCATGAAGGGAGCAGGAGGTCAATGTTTGCTGAAACCAACAGCCTATGGGAGTCTCGATATCTTCAGGAAATTAGACACAGAAAGTCCATG TCGAGGGATAGAAGCAGCATAGCAGATGAGTGTTGCGGCCGCCCCCATGAGATTGAGGAGATTGAAGCCATGTTCAGAAGTAGGAAGGAAGGTGCATTAAAACGTGAAAAAGCCCTGGCTTACGCTTTCTCTCATCAg GTATGGAGATCAGGAAGGAACCCATTTGCAGGAGATGAAGAAGATCTAGAGGAAAGAACAAAATGGCTTCAAAGGTGGATGGCAACAAAGCGATGGGAAAGCAGCAGCAGAGCTTCTACTGATAAAAGAGATGCTATAAAGACGGTTGAAATTGACACTTCTAGGCCTTATTCTTACTCTGCTAGTAATGTTCGAAGGTCCTCAGTTTATCAAAATCAACACCTCAGACCACCCACCCCACATTCCACTGCCTCTCCCTTCCACAAAGCGCACCACAACCTCTCTCTCCACCTCTCACCTGTCACTCCCTCTCCTTCCAAAACAAGACCCCTGCAAGTCCGTTCAGCAAGCCCTAGATGcctaaaagaagaagaaagccaTTCCACAGCCCACACCCCGAACCTAGCCTCCATTCATTGTTTCAATGGCAGTATGTGCCGCCAAGGAGCAAGCACAAATGGGGATGTTGCTAGTGCTGTATTGCCCAACTACATGGCTGCCACTGAGTCTGCCAAGGCTCGGGTTCGTTCAGAAAGTGCACCAAGACAGAAGCCCTCAACGCCAGAGAGAGAGCGAGGAGGTGGGTCGGCAAGGAAGCGGCTCTCTTACCCAGTCCCTGAGGCGCCATTGAGTAGCACCAGCACTACTTGTAGTAGTATGCTCAGCAAGAGCCTGAGAAGCCCCAGCTTCAAAAGTGTTCATGCCAACCTCTCTTCCTGCTACACTGACAGCCTTGGTGGAGAGATTTCTCCAACTACAACCAGTACCGAGCAAAGAGGGTGGCTAAGATGA